A single genomic interval of Streptomyces graminofaciens harbors:
- a CDS encoding alpha/beta fold hydrolase has translation MTDPATDPAAPSNQPTSPVRLDVPGAKGLIHRDVAANGARFHIAELGDGPLVLLLHGFPQFWWTWRHQLVALADAGFRAVAMDLRGVGGSDRTPRGYDPANLALDITGVVRSLGEPDAALVGHDLGGYLAWTAAAMRPKLVRRLAVASMPHPRRWRSAMLSDVKQTAAGSYIWGFQRPWIPERQLTADDGALVGRLIRDWSGPGLPDDEAVEAYQRAMCIPSTAHCSIEPYRWMVRSMARPDGIQFNRRMKRPVRVPTLHLHGSLDPVMRTRSAAGSGEYVEAPYRWRLFDGLGHFPHEEDPVAFSSELINWLKDPEPDR, from the coding sequence ATGACCGACCCCGCGACCGACCCGGCCGCCCCCTCGAATCAGCCCACGTCTCCCGTACGACTCGACGTGCCCGGCGCGAAGGGGCTGATCCACCGGGACGTGGCGGCCAACGGCGCGCGTTTCCACATCGCCGAGCTGGGCGACGGGCCCCTGGTGCTGCTGCTGCACGGCTTCCCGCAGTTCTGGTGGACCTGGCGGCACCAGCTGGTCGCGCTCGCCGACGCGGGCTTCCGGGCCGTGGCCATGGATCTGCGCGGGGTCGGCGGCAGCGACCGTACGCCCCGGGGCTACGACCCGGCGAACCTCGCCCTCGACATCACCGGCGTCGTACGGTCCCTCGGCGAGCCCGACGCCGCGCTGGTCGGCCACGACCTGGGCGGCTATCTGGCGTGGACGGCGGCGGCCATGCGCCCCAAGCTCGTACGACGGCTCGCGGTCGCCTCGATGCCGCACCCGCGGCGCTGGCGCTCGGCGATGCTGTCGGACGTCAAGCAGACGGCCGCCGGGTCGTACATCTGGGGGTTCCAGCGGCCCTGGATCCCGGAGCGGCAGCTCACGGCCGACGACGGCGCCCTGGTGGGCCGGCTGATCCGCGACTGGTCGGGGCCCGGGCTGCCCGACGACGAAGCCGTGGAGGCGTACCAGCGGGCGATGTGCATCCCCTCGACGGCGCACTGCTCGATCGAGCCGTATCGGTGGATGGTGCGGTCCATGGCCCGGCCGGACGGCATCCAGTTCAACCGCCGTATGAAGCGCCCGGTGCGCGTCCCCACGCTCCATCTGCACGGTTCACTCGACCCGGTGATGCGTACGCGCAGCGCGGCCGGCTCCGGCGAGTACGTGGAAGCGCCGTACCGCTGGCGTCTGTTCGACGGCCTCGGGCACTTCCCGCACGAGGAGGATCCGGTGGCGTTCTCCTCGGAACTCATCAACTGGCTGAAGGACCCCGAGC